A genome region from Macrobrachium rosenbergii isolate ZJJX-2024 chromosome 42, ASM4041242v1, whole genome shotgun sequence includes the following:
- the LOC136827740 gene encoding uncharacterized protein, giving the protein MPVTALKRGKLKKDSDSIKKRELKRPVIALKREKLKKASDIVKKKELKKASDSTKMRKFKRASDTIKKRKLKKTSDSIKKRELKKASDSIKKSDSTKKGSLKRPVIALKEGNLKRPVIALKRGKPKKARDSTKKREPKKVSDSTKKREPKKASDSTKKRET; this is encoded by the exons ATGCCAGTGACAGCATTAAAAAGAGGGAAACTTAAAAAGGAcagtgatagcattaaaaagagggaacttaaaaggccagtgatagcattaaaaagagagaaacttaaaaaggCCAGTGATATCGTTAAAAAGAAGGAACTTAAAAAGGCCAGTGATAgcactaaaatgaggaaatttaaAAGGGCCAGTGATACCATTAAAAAGAGGAAACTTAAAAAGAccagtgatagcattaaaaagagggaacttaaaaaggccagtgatagcattaaaaagag TGATAGCACTAAAAAGGGAAGCCTAAAAAGGCCAGTGATAGCATTAAAAGAGGGAAACCTGAAAAGGCCAGTGATAGCACTAAAAAGAGGGAAACCTAAAAAGGCCCGTGATAGCACTAAAAAGAGGGAACCTAAAAAGGTCAGTGATAGCACTAAAAAGAGGGAACCCAAAAAGGCCAGTGATAGCACTAAAAAGAGAGAAACCTAA